A genomic window from Paenibacillus sp. FSL K6-0276 includes:
- a CDS encoding CopG family ribbon-helix-helix protein — translation MANLQNTKRIMISLPDHLLQEVDGIVQLENSNRSELIRQAMKLYLSERRKRSIRESMQRGYMEMAKINLTMACEAFLAEEDADSTLGRLVSGV, via the coding sequence GTGGCCAATTTGCAGAACACCAAAAGAATCATGATCAGCTTGCCCGATCATCTCTTGCAGGAAGTGGACGGAATTGTTCAATTGGAGAATTCCAACCGGAGTGAATTGATTAGGCAGGCCATGAAGCTGTATTTGAGCGAACGGAGGAAACGTTCTATCCGGGAGTCCATGCAGCGCGGCTACATGGAAATGGCTAAGATCAACTTGACCATGGCATGCGAGGCGTTCCTCGCGGAGGAAGATGCAGACAGCACTCTTGGCCGCTTAGTAAGCGGGGTGTAG
- a CDS encoding type II toxin-antitoxin system PemK/MazF family toxin has protein sequence MIVKRGDVFFADLSPVVGSEQGGVRPVLVIQNDIGNRFSPTVIVAAITAQIQKAKLPTHVEIDAAAHGFDRDSVILLEQVRTIDKQRLTDKITHLDDETMKKVDDSLQISLGLIDF, from the coding sequence TTGATCGTTAAACGTGGCGATGTTTTTTTTGCTGATCTTTCGCCGGTTGTAGGTTCTGAGCAAGGCGGAGTAAGGCCAGTACTGGTAATCCAGAATGATATTGGCAATCGCTTTAGCCCGACGGTAATTGTGGCCGCAATCACGGCCCAAATCCAGAAGGCTAAATTACCTACGCATGTGGAAATTGACGCAGCAGCTCATGGCTTTGACAGAGATTCTGTTATACTGCTGGAGCAGGTTAGGACGATTGACAAACAACGCTTAACTGACAAGATCACCCACCTTGATGATGAGACTATGAAGAAGGTGGATGATTCGCTGCAAATCAGCCTTGGACTGATTGATTTTTAA
- a CDS encoding TetR/AcrR family transcriptional regulator, whose amino-acid sequence MLRIKGRSDGEETKKRIVLKATQLFVQKGYAAVTMNEVCAASNVSKGSLYHHFPSKDELFLYVVEEDTAQWLQAWEDKKKEIVGVEERLYALAEHYANDFQNPLIRALEEFSRSRAHPEDITKRLALLYEAASHACRDLLKEGMDTGYFIKGDLEDYVIIVNGMLEGIGRVSEYSIHEKTPDDIKKYYRESVRLLLQGICTG is encoded by the coding sequence GTGCTTAGAATCAAAGGACGTTCAGATGGAGAAGAAACAAAAAAACGAATTGTACTTAAAGCCACGCAGCTGTTTGTTCAGAAGGGGTATGCAGCTGTAACCATGAATGAAGTTTGCGCAGCCTCGAATGTCAGTAAAGGCAGCTTATATCATCATTTTCCGAGTAAGGATGAACTTTTTCTATATGTAGTGGAAGAAGATACGGCGCAGTGGCTACAGGCGTGGGAGGATAAGAAGAAGGAAATTGTTGGTGTTGAAGAGCGTTTGTATGCATTAGCCGAGCACTATGCAAATGATTTTCAGAATCCGTTGATTCGGGCGCTTGAGGAATTCTCAAGAAGTAGAGCCCATCCGGAGGATATCACTAAGCGGCTTGCTCTTTTATATGAGGCTGCCTCGCATGCGTGTCGCGATCTTCTGAAGGAAGGCATGGACACGGGGTATTTTATAAAGGGAGACTTAGAGGATTATGTAATTATTGTAAATGGCATGCTCGAAGGGATCGGGAGAGTTTCCGAATACTCCATTCATGAAAAGACTCCGGATGATATCAAAAAGTATTACCGGGAATCAGTACGATTGTTATTACAAGGGATATGTACGGGGTAA
- a CDS encoding MFS transporter encodes MSLLLRNRGAMLLVMLNIFLAFTGIGLVVPIMPTYMNELGISGSTVGLLVASFSLAQLLVSPFAGRLSDRIGRKKVIVAGLIVFAFSELLFGLANVSWLLFVSRLLGGVGAALIMPAVMAYVADTTSFEERAKGMGLINAAITTGFIIGPGIGGYLAELGMRVPFFCAAGAAGVVALVTILILPESLSVEKRMEAKVLKNNQESFFTQLMRSYREPYFFGLIIVFVMAFGLANYETVFGLFVDHKFGFTPKDIAFVITFGSIAGAVVQVSAFGWILNKFGENKVISTCLLTAALFILLTLFVSGFWAIIAVTFIVFFAMDILRPAVGTQLSKMAGESQQGFVAGMNSAYTSLGNIAGPIVAGYLFDLSINFPYVASAFVLALCFVLSLSSGKRGMGQRA; translated from the coding sequence ATGTCATTACTACTTAGAAACAGAGGCGCTATGCTTCTTGTTATGCTTAATATTTTTCTTGCTTTTACAGGAATCGGGCTTGTAGTCCCTATAATGCCTACTTACATGAATGAACTTGGGATCAGCGGAAGTACCGTTGGACTGTTAGTGGCTTCATTCTCCCTTGCCCAATTATTAGTATCGCCATTCGCGGGCAGGTTATCCGACAGAATCGGCCGAAAAAAAGTGATTGTGGCGGGTCTGATTGTGTTTGCTTTTTCAGAGCTGCTCTTTGGTCTGGCGAACGTGTCATGGCTCTTGTTCGTTTCAAGATTGCTCGGTGGTGTTGGAGCTGCATTAATTATGCCGGCAGTTATGGCTTATGTAGCGGACACGACCTCTTTTGAAGAGAGAGCTAAAGGAATGGGGCTTATTAATGCAGCCATTACTACCGGATTTATTATCGGTCCAGGGATTGGCGGTTATCTTGCTGAGCTTGGAATGCGGGTACCGTTTTTCTGTGCAGCGGGTGCGGCTGGGGTTGTAGCTCTAGTGACGATTTTGATTTTACCTGAGTCTCTGTCTGTAGAGAAACGGATGGAAGCGAAGGTATTGAAAAATAATCAGGAGAGCTTCTTCACGCAATTGATGCGTTCTTATCGTGAACCGTACTTTTTTGGGTTAATTATTGTATTTGTCATGGCTTTTGGACTGGCTAATTATGAAACGGTGTTCGGATTGTTCGTGGACCATAAATTTGGCTTTACTCCTAAAGATATTGCTTTTGTGATTACCTTTGGTTCGATCGCTGGTGCTGTGGTGCAGGTATCCGCCTTTGGCTGGATTCTGAATAAATTCGGGGAGAATAAGGTGATCTCCACTTGTCTTTTGACTGCTGCATTGTTTATTCTACTGACACTGTTTGTAAGTGGCTTTTGGGCAATTATTGCGGTTACCTTTATCGTATTCTTTGCAATGGATATTCTGCGACCAGCGGTAGGCACTCAGCTATCCAAAATGGCGGGGGAATCGCAGCAAGGCTTCGTAGCAGGGATGAACTCTGCTTATACGAGTCTTGGAAATATCGCAGGGCCTATCGTTGCAGGGTATCTTTTTGATCTTAGTATTAACTTCCCATATGTGGCTTCGGCGTTTGTTCTAGCGTTATGCTTTGTGTTGTCACTTAGTTCTGGCAAAAGGGGAATGGGACAACGCGCGTAA
- a CDS encoding Tex family protein translates to MTVDNSNTGVITDEAAAQREQELITVAIAKELNISLKQVRTTVGLLDEGNTIPFIARYRKEMTGELDENALRDIEERLAYLRNLGERKKDVIRNIEEQGKLTKELHEQITNAVKLQEVEDLYRPFRQKRKTRASVAKEKGLEPLANWIMEQQRQGDPQTEAAKYIDVEKGVETADQALQGALDIIAENIADDPAIRSWVRQYTASQGILVSEAKDAEQETVYENYYSYREPVHKMPPHRILAINRGERENILKVGIEVVTDKIHAYIARKIIKGPSPVKELLEAVTEDAYKRLIAPSVEREVRGEMTERGENQAISIFSGNLRSLLLQPPVKGRCVLGVDPAYRTGCKLAVVDDTGKLLEVAVTYPTPPNNKKREAAAKFKELIAKYGIQLIVIGNGTGSRETEQFTAEVIAEIGNLELAYLIVNEAGASVYSASKLAQEEFPDLDVAERSAASIARRVQDPLAELVKIDPKAIGVGQYQHDVSQKHLEESLKAVVESAVNHVGVDVNTASPALLSYVAGVNGTIAKNIVKFREENGKFTTRKQLQKVPRLGAKSYEQCIGFLRIPGGDNTLDRTPIHPESYPVVDRLFRALSLDVNKLGSKEVASQLEAQNAEELAVKLDVGVPTLRDILESLQRPGRDPREELPLPIFRTDVLKIEDLVPGMEMQGTVRNVIDFGAFVDIGIKNDGLVHISQLSGSFVKHPMDVVSVGDNVTVWVMGVDLKKGRVSLTMRPPRVEAGSLS, encoded by the coding sequence ATGACGGTAGATAACAGCAATACGGGAGTCATTACGGATGAGGCGGCCGCACAGCGGGAGCAGGAATTGATTACTGTAGCGATTGCCAAGGAATTGAACATTAGCCTGAAGCAGGTGCGTACAACGGTTGGACTGCTGGATGAGGGGAATACGATTCCGTTCATCGCCAGATACCGGAAGGAAATGACGGGTGAGCTGGACGAGAATGCGCTGCGTGATATTGAAGAACGCCTGGCTTATCTTCGCAATTTGGGCGAACGTAAGAAAGACGTTATCCGCAATATTGAAGAGCAGGGCAAGCTGACCAAGGAACTTCATGAACAAATCACCAATGCGGTCAAGCTTCAGGAAGTGGAGGACTTGTATCGTCCTTTCCGGCAGAAGCGTAAGACTCGTGCTAGTGTTGCGAAGGAAAAAGGCTTAGAGCCGCTTGCAAACTGGATTATGGAGCAGCAGAGACAAGGGGACCCACAAACCGAGGCTGCGAAATATATAGATGTTGAAAAAGGAGTGGAGACTGCAGATCAAGCGCTTCAAGGCGCACTTGATATCATCGCTGAGAACATTGCAGATGATCCTGCGATCCGCTCTTGGGTTCGACAATATACGGCAAGTCAGGGTATCCTTGTGTCTGAAGCTAAGGATGCAGAGCAGGAAACCGTATACGAGAACTACTATAGCTACCGTGAACCTGTACACAAAATGCCACCTCACCGTATACTCGCCATTAACCGCGGTGAACGGGAGAATATACTGAAGGTTGGCATTGAGGTTGTCACTGACAAAATTCATGCTTACATTGCGCGGAAGATCATTAAAGGCCCATCCCCAGTGAAGGAGCTGCTAGAAGCAGTGACTGAGGATGCCTACAAACGTCTGATTGCTCCTTCCGTGGAGCGTGAAGTTCGTGGGGAGATGACCGAACGGGGAGAGAATCAAGCGATTTCGATCTTCTCTGGTAATCTACGTAGCCTACTACTGCAGCCACCAGTCAAGGGACGCTGTGTGCTGGGTGTTGACCCTGCATACCGTACTGGCTGTAAACTAGCCGTTGTAGACGATACTGGTAAGCTGCTTGAAGTAGCCGTGACCTATCCGACTCCGCCGAATAACAAAAAGCGCGAAGCCGCTGCTAAGTTCAAAGAATTGATCGCCAAGTACGGTATTCAGCTTATTGTTATCGGTAATGGTACAGGCTCTCGTGAGACGGAGCAATTTACGGCAGAAGTGATTGCCGAAATTGGTAATCTAGAACTGGCCTATCTGATCGTTAATGAGGCTGGTGCGAGTGTCTATTCTGCTTCCAAGCTGGCGCAGGAGGAGTTCCCGGATCTGGATGTGGCAGAGCGCAGTGCGGCTTCTATCGCACGCCGTGTGCAGGACCCACTGGCAGAGCTGGTGAAGATCGACCCGAAAGCCATCGGCGTGGGGCAGTATCAGCATGACGTCTCCCAGAAGCATCTGGAAGAGAGTCTTAAGGCCGTAGTGGAATCGGCGGTTAACCATGTGGGTGTGGATGTGAATACAGCATCTCCAGCCTTGCTCTCTTACGTGGCTGGCGTTAACGGAACGATTGCTAAGAATATCGTTAAATTCCGTGAAGAGAACGGCAAGTTCACGACTCGGAAGCAGCTGCAGAAGGTACCTCGTCTGGGTGCGAAGTCCTATGAGCAATGTATCGGCTTCCTACGGATTCCTGGTGGGGATAACACCTTGGATCGCACGCCCATTCACCCCGAGTCTTATCCGGTGGTGGATCGCTTGTTCCGTGCGCTAAGCCTCGATGTGAATAAGCTTGGCAGCAAAGAAGTGGCTTCACAGCTGGAGGCACAAAATGCCGAGGAGCTGGCTGTGAAGCTGGATGTCGGCGTGCCTACGCTTCGCGACATCCTAGAAAGCTTGCAGCGTCCGGGCCGCGATCCTCGCGAGGAGCTGCCGCTGCCGATCTTCCGCACCGACGTGCTGAAGATTGAGGATCTGGTTCCCGGCATGGAGATGCAGGGAACCGTCCGCAACGTGATCGATTTCGGCGCATTCGTCGATATCGGCATCAAGAACGATGGGCTGGTGCATATTTCCCAGCTCAGCGGCAGCTTTGTGAAGCACCCGATGGACGTTGTCTCCGTAGGAGATAATGTCACCGTCTGGGTGATGGGTGTTGACCTGAAGAAGGGCAGGGTCAGCTTGACCATGCGTCCGCCGCGTGTTGAGGCGGGAAGTCTTAGCTAA
- a CDS encoding methyl-accepting chemotaxis protein, giving the protein MSEVTDIVTSTVGLMTQMNEENQKIESIVSSIVGIAEQTNLLSLNASIEAAHAGEHGKGFAVVSNEIRKLAQNSYNASADITQILRTIQNNIAQVGDMVSNGLLVVESGRNSTDDIARLFEGIRNNTHQVLEQAEDLKDRSDHIRHASTLVLGEVNSVAAITEENTAAIEQVLASAEVQQQHVSETVVSISNLNELASKLDNLTRPS; this is encoded by the coding sequence ATGTCAGAAGTTACGGATATCGTAACGAGTACTGTTGGCTTGATGACACAAATGAATGAAGAAAATCAGAAGATTGAATCGATTGTTTCCAGCATCGTGGGGATTGCTGAGCAGACGAATCTGTTGTCGTTGAATGCTTCCATAGAAGCTGCCCATGCGGGAGAACATGGCAAAGGCTTCGCAGTCGTATCCAATGAAATCCGAAAATTGGCACAGAACTCCTACAATGCATCCGCTGACATTACTCAGATTCTGAGAACCATTCAAAACAATATTGCGCAGGTTGGCGATATGGTTTCTAACGGTTTGCTTGTTGTAGAATCAGGAAGAAATTCCACAGATGATATCGCTCGTTTGTTCGAGGGCATACGGAATAATACACACCAAGTGCTTGAACAAGCGGAAGACTTGAAGGATCGGAGTGACCACATCCGGCACGCTTCTACCCTCGTACTAGGTGAGGTCAATTCAGTGGCTGCAATTACTGAAGAGAATACAGCAGCTATTGAACAGGTCCTTGCGAGCGCTGAGGTCCAGCAACAACATGTTTCTGAAACGGTGGTCAGCATCAGCAATCTAAATGAATTAGCTTCTAAGCTAGACAATTTAACGAGACCATCATAG
- a CDS encoding aspartate aminotransferase family protein, with protein sequence MRDNLELKREGDINFSPLRTEWTTQLSAVSVDRIEADERAFMRQSMSTPCLNSIVDAEGCYITDVNGRKYLDFHGNSIHQIGYKNPYVTEAVRKQLEDLPFIPRRFTADIAVKAAEALINKTTSKDYKVLFTPSGSAAVGLALKIARKRTGKHKVISMWESFHGAGLDTIAVGGEYVFKKDMGPQMPGMLKAIPFNGYRNLLGSHSHEAVATFCLDYLEYMIQHEGEIGAILLEPIRATDTHIPPISYFTRLRKICDEYGILLILDEIPTALMRSGKLYVHQNFEIEPDILVLGKGLGGGGIPQAAVLTKTQYDCAADISLGHYTHEKPALGSAAICATIDYIDDMKLQEQCISRSDFVRQKLDALWAKHACIGDIRIAGLLISIELVKSRETKEKDEELAERVLYYCLENGLSFKLSGGNCITWHPPLIVSEEQLTFAVDLLDEGLSKYS encoded by the coding sequence ATGCGAGATAATCTTGAACTAAAAAGGGAAGGCGACATCAACTTTAGCCCCTTGCGGACAGAGTGGACGACCCAGTTAAGCGCTGTGAGTGTGGATAGGATCGAAGCGGATGAGCGTGCATTTATGCGACAATCGATGTCAACGCCGTGCTTGAACAGCATCGTAGATGCTGAGGGATGTTACATCACGGATGTGAATGGACGCAAATATCTTGATTTTCATGGAAATAGTATTCATCAGATTGGCTATAAGAATCCTTACGTCACTGAAGCAGTGAGAAAGCAGCTCGAAGACCTGCCGTTCATTCCGAGAAGATTCACAGCAGATATTGCGGTGAAAGCTGCAGAAGCCTTAATCAACAAAACAACCTCAAAGGACTATAAAGTATTATTCACACCTTCCGGGAGTGCAGCCGTAGGTCTGGCCCTTAAGATTGCTCGCAAACGGACGGGGAAGCATAAGGTCATCTCCATGTGGGAGTCCTTTCATGGCGCGGGGCTGGACACGATCGCTGTCGGTGGAGAATATGTGTTTAAAAAGGATATGGGCCCGCAAATGCCAGGGATGCTGAAAGCCATTCCTTTTAACGGATACCGCAACCTGCTGGGAAGTCATTCCCATGAAGCAGTTGCCACCTTTTGCCTCGACTATCTGGAGTATATGATTCAGCATGAGGGAGAGATTGGGGCGATCTTACTTGAGCCTATTCGGGCGACGGATACACATATCCCGCCTATATCCTACTTCACAAGATTAAGAAAAATATGTGATGAATATGGGATTCTGCTGATTTTGGATGAGATTCCAACAGCGCTGATGCGAAGCGGAAAGCTCTACGTTCATCAGAATTTTGAGATCGAGCCGGATATCCTCGTGCTCGGAAAAGGGTTAGGTGGAGGGGGGATCCCGCAGGCGGCGGTGCTTACCAAAACGCAATATGATTGTGCGGCGGATATTTCTTTGGGTCACTATACCCATGAGAAACCTGCGTTAGGAAGTGCGGCAATCTGTGCCACCATTGATTATATCGATGATATGAAGCTGCAGGAACAATGCATCAGCCGGTCTGATTTTGTAAGACAGAAGCTGGACGCGCTGTGGGCTAAGCATGCTTGCATCGGAGATATTCGAATCGCAGGACTACTGATCTCTATTGAACTTGTGAAGTCCAGAGAGACCAAAGAGAAGGATGAGGAATTAGCTGAGCGAGTCCTGTATTATTGCTTGGAGAATGGTCTTTCTTTTAAGTTGTCTGGAGGGAACTGCATCACATGGCATCCCCCGCTTATTGTATCTGAAGAGCAATTAACGTTTGCTGTTGATCTTCTGGATGAGGGATTGAGTAAATATAGTTGA
- a CDS encoding UvrB/UvrC motif-containing protein translates to MKDGLGHIIYVGKAKQLKRRVKSYFHSKSHSPKVKQLVRNIKDLDIILTDTEFEAFMLECKLIKEIKPMYNRKMKNPQAYTYIVIEADDKMRSLEITYDPADQKGNHIWGPYTSRSTVERAVQGIKESSKILCSNPSFKNSLCLNHSLGLCIGMCAGGEAIVQYNTIIDRVIALLNGTDSSILEDMEQRMTEAAQNYDFETAAKYRDYIGAISFLIHKEKVIEFAEENQNIAILEAMNEQTLKLILLKGNRILSHTKLEYDQPDITHLQAVITSAIMDTFCGELNQAPAAITRHEIDEAQIIYSYLKSSSCSYIIVQEDWLATDNHSRLDTAVDELLRIFLNAAPSHSYN, encoded by the coding sequence ACAGTTGAAACGGAGAGTAAAGTCCTATTTTCACTCGAAGTCTCATTCCCCGAAAGTGAAGCAGCTCGTTCGAAATATTAAAGATTTGGATATTATCCTTACAGATACCGAATTTGAAGCTTTTATGCTGGAGTGCAAATTAATTAAAGAGATCAAGCCCATGTACAATAGAAAAATGAAAAATCCACAAGCCTATACGTATATCGTAATAGAAGCGGATGACAAGATGCGTTCGTTAGAGATAACCTATGATCCTGCTGACCAAAAAGGTAACCATATTTGGGGTCCCTACACAAGTAGAAGTACCGTGGAACGAGCCGTGCAAGGCATCAAAGAAAGCTCGAAAATCCTTTGCAGCAACCCTAGCTTCAAAAATTCCTTATGCTTAAACCATTCGCTTGGCTTATGCATAGGGATGTGTGCAGGTGGAGAAGCCATCGTTCAATATAATACAATCATTGATAGAGTTATAGCCTTACTAAACGGCACGGATTCTAGCATCCTCGAAGATATGGAGCAGAGGATGACGGAAGCCGCGCAGAACTATGACTTCGAAACGGCCGCCAAATATAGGGACTATATTGGAGCCATCAGCTTCCTGATTCACAAAGAGAAGGTCATCGAATTTGCTGAAGAGAATCAGAATATCGCAATCCTTGAGGCTATGAATGAACAGACCCTTAAACTCATTCTACTGAAGGGCAACCGCATCCTGTCGCATACTAAGCTCGAATACGATCAACCCGATATTACCCACCTACAAGCCGTTATTACATCAGCGATTATGGACACTTTCTGCGGTGAACTTAACCAGGCCCCGGCAGCAATTACTCGCCATGAAATTGACGAAGCACAAATTATATACAGCTATTTAAAAAGCAGCTCCTGCAGCTATATCATCGTTCAAGAAGATTGGCTTGCAACCGACAATCATTCCCGTCTAGACACTGCGGTAGACGAGCTGTTGCGGATCTTTTTAAATGCTGCTCCATCCCATTCGTATAATTAA